The DNA region GGTGGGGGGGGCTCTTCAAAAGTGAGCTCTGGAACAGGAGAAGGTGCTGCCACAGGcgctggaggaggtggaggtggaacCAGTTCACATGGAGGCGGTGCATCGACAGCTGGAACCACGACTGGAGGCACTTCTTCAACTGCAGCAGGCTCAACAAAAGTGGTCTCCAATGGCGGAGGTAAAACTACCGCTTCAACTGGAGCTGAATCAACAGGACAGGGTGGGATTATTGGTTCAACAGGTGTAGATTCAACAGTGGGTGGAGGTTGGACCGTTTCCACTGGTGGTGTTGACAGGACAACAGATTCAACAGaggcagctccagcagcaggttcaACAGTAGTTGGAGGTGTTGGTTTCGCTGACTCAGAGGGCAGAGATGAAGCTAGAGGTTCAGGTGGAGCTACAGCTGCTGACGATGACTCCACAGGTGGAGGTAGGACAACAGGTTCGATGATGTGTTCTGCGATCGGTGGTGTAGACGGGGTTTCTGGCTCTACATGAGGTGGGATGAAGGATTCAACAGGAGGTAGGACTACTGGCTCCACtacagcaggtggaggtggaggaggaggaggaggaggaggaggaggaggaggaggagattcaGGCTGTACAGGTGCTTCTACTTGTGGAGGAGGTgtaggagcaggaggaggaggggctgagACAACAGGGTCGGTTAGAGGTGGAGTTTTTGGCTCTACAGGTGGAGGCGGGGCTGCAGGCTCCACAGAGGTAGGAGGAAGGGAGTGAAACtttacaggaggaggagggatgagtTTTACAGGAGGAGCAGGTTCCACTGATGGAGGTGTGGAGGGGGCTTCCTGAGGAGGAACTGGAGGTGGAGGTGCCAGAAGAGGTATTAAGTGTTCCACAGAGGGGGCGGGAACTGGAGTGGGTGTTGGTGTTTCAGGTGGAGGAGGACTTCCTCTCTGTGAGAGCTGTGGAGAGACGACCTTTGAAGACTGCCTCATCCTGTTGATGactttgtctgacagctgacaggaagagaaacaacagaaatatttattgtttGGAGCAAAATTAGCATTTCTTCTAAttatgctgtttttcttttaagttaatccgctctctttctctccttctggcCTCAGCAGCAGGCCGAGGTGTGATGCTTTGTTTCTGTCCAGTTTAATTTCTACTTTTGATTTTTAGTTCCTTTGCTTCTTTTTACACACTTGGTTCATTTCAGCTCCAGAACCACCACTGAATGGAGTTTTATTTATGAACTAgatattatcatcattatttttatgtaaaaacttgttgtttttgaaatCACTAGAGGATTGTTAAAAGcggaggtggaagaagtaccgtttaaaaaaactcacaaaatacacttaaagtacaaaaagtaaaagtcactttactgttgtagctggtgaaggtggagctttATATACTTTAGATACTACTGGGTGgcttaatatataataatatatcataatcCTAATTTATTAGTGTCAGTTTATTAGTACAATATATTCCACTGTATTGGAGTAGAAGCagcattaaataataaaaaagtaaaagtataagtacctcaaaattgtacttaagtaaatgtacttagttaaaAGAGTTCATTCACAGACTCAAAGCTCCTGTagttatattgtttttgtcttgttgaatatttaaaaaagctGCTGTTACATTTCTTACTTAATAAGATGTTTAAGCAGaatgtttttctctcacagtATTTGTTTGGTCCATATGACAACCGACCATTTTCTTACTATGTGTAACACCAACACCAGAGCTGGAGAGTGACAACAAACATGGGGGCGAGTTCAATACTTCTGATTTACAACCCACAGAGAGTGAACTGTGCCCTCGTGCACTCTGCGGCGACCGTTCCTCCACTGAAGCACCTCTGCAGAAACTGCGTGCACTcactaaaccttttttttcatgttttactcCCAGGTCAAATCCACGCAAAGTCTCCCTGAGCTTTCACTCACCCGAATGCCCTTCACAAAAGTAACTCCTCCGCCTGCTTCACCATCCTCGTGAGGGAAGTGACTCGGGCTGTTTCCCCCCATCCACACCTGCAGCCGCAGCTACTACCAGGACGGCGAGGCGACTGGAGATACTTTAATCCCACAACGTGGATTAGTGTCCTCAGTGAAATCAACTCGCCAACAGCTGCAACAGTCTGCCCCTCCCACCGCTCAGCgtgaacaacagcagctgcgATTGGCTGGATCTGAACAACGCTGCTCTGGATTGGTCAACTGGGTCTTACAGGCAATGAAACGTGAGGGAACATTGTGTCCCttgttaaaatgtataaaactaAATATGTACTTATGTTCTAAATATGTTCTTGTTATGATAAGTTATTTAAGAACTACAGAGACTCTTTTATCTATGATTGTAGCCAGGTTGTCATTTTAATATCAGTGGGCAGATAAAGAGTTACTGTTAATGTGTCCTGTTGACAAATACTGGTCCAATACACCTGAGACAATTTGACATGACACACAATTACAGCTACAACGTGATCTCCATAAATGATTCCTCTGTATATTAAACAGTCTGTATCTAAATAACCATGAATGTATTTTGTCCACATTATCGTGCTCATTGTAATCCTACTGACGAACGTTGGCTATCGATGCTAAATTAGCGTTCACgttcacaaaataaatattcaaacaaCATTACAGACAAAAGAAAGTTGCACCATGATTTTGCATATGTGAATGCTAATGAGGTACTCATGGAAAATAATAGGGCTGATGATTTcctatatttttattatcaaaaaaatcccattaaaagaccaaaaccaacaattaattaatcaatcaacaagtatcttattcctctgtgccatagacttccactgttgtccagaaactattaaaaacacaacagtgagcCACACTTTTCTTCACTAGGATGAACACAGACAATCCCAAACACTCATTAGTGCACCAattgtgtattaatccgcagctgaaaatagtccccaacaaatacaccattcactcctgtttgagtaacgtgTGCAAAAAACTACAGttcccagctgttttaggattttatttaacctttttaagaagtgacattttacatttgtgaccagtttttaaacctgcaataactttTTTTGGACACTagggggcagcggaaacaaactgtgaacacaacattgacacatcTGCAGTAAGtctgcaactaacgattattttcattatcgattagtCATTTGGTTTACGAAAGGtcaaaaaacagagaaactaGCCCATCACAATATCCGAAACACAAGGTGACATCATTACATTACACTACgtttattcagtttactataataaaaaaagcagcaaattctcctATCTGAGAACCTGTAGCCATCAAATGTTTCAgaattttgattaaaaaattacttaaacgattaatcgattatgaaaatagttgccaattaatttgcTTTCcatcgactaatcgttgcagctctagacATGTCATTacctttttggtttttttttgttgaactttttcatttaaaacagctgctgctatgagagcagtgagagtgaaccaaaacag from Enoplosus armatus isolate fEnoArm2 chromosome 6, fEnoArm2.hap1, whole genome shotgun sequence includes:
- the LOC139286832 gene encoding uncharacterized protein isoform X2; translated protein: MGGNSPSHFPHEDGEAGGGVTFVKGIRLSDKVINRMRQSSKVVSPQLSQRGSPPPPETPTPTPVPAPSVEHLIPLLAPPPPVPPQEAPSTPPSVEPAPPVKLIPPPPVKFHSLPPTSVEPAAPPPPVEPKTPPLTDPVVSAPPPPAPTPPPQVEAPVQPESPPPPPPPPPPPPPPPPAVVEPVVLPPVESFIPPHVEPETPSTPPIAEHIIEPVVLPPPVESSSAAVAPPEPLASSLPSESAKPTPPTTVEPAAGAASVESVVLSTPPVETVQPPPTVESTPVEPIIPPCPVDSAPVEAVVLPPPLETTFVEPAAVEEVPPVVVPAVDAPPPCELVPPPPPPAPVAAPSPVPELTFEEPPPPCHCVELAIVPADAPISEPLVEPLALPPPDPAPPAEEPTITPSLPPVVEDEEAAVASVPPPAAAVSPEVVEEELRQKIKVEMQRSLEEEISQKRQELQRQLEEMRAQARAEAKAAAEAQVEQQVKKTLEVEKAAYMENLTDSITKERMKTEDERLMVQLYWMEMKAHQLEEREKDLKKRDALYKDHVAKLEAKCTEFYKVTAESFQKGKEDAHNRFARFDIQPVCGDLQSQILKCYKENTGKTLSCSSIASAYMQCVDNAKKNKLSTGG
- the LOC139286832 gene encoding uncharacterized protein isoform X1; the protein is MGGNSPSHFPHEDGEAGGGVTFVKGIRLSDKVINRMRQSSKVVSPQLSQRGSPPPPETPTPTPVPAPSVEHLIPLLAPPPPVPPQEAPSTPPSVEPAPPVKLIPPPPVKFHSLPPTSVEPAAPPPPVEPKTPPLTDPVVSAPPPPAPTPPPQVEAPVQPESPPPPPPPPPPPPPPPPAVVEPVVLPPVESFIPPHVEPETPSTPPIAEHIIEPVVLPPPVESSSAAVAPPEPLASSLPSESAKPTPPTTVEPAAGAASVESVVLSTPPVETVQPPPTVESTPVEPIIPPCPVDSAPVEAVVLPPPLETTFVEPAAVEEVPPVVVPAVDAPPPCELVPPPPPPAPVAAPSPVPELTFEEPPPPCHCVELAIVPADAPISEPLVEPLALPPPDPAPPAEEPTITPSLPPVVEDEEAAVASVPPPAAAVSPEVVEEELRQKIKVEMQRSLEEEISQKRQELQRQLEEMRAQARAEAKAAAEAQVEQQVKKTLEVEKAAYMENLTDSITKERMKTEDERLMVQLYAHQLEEREKDLKKRDALYKDHVAKLEAKCTEFYKVTAESFQKGKEDAHNRFARFDIQPVCGDLQSQILKCYKENTGKTLSCSSIASAYMQCVDNAKKNKLSTGG